Within Carassius gibelio isolate Cgi1373 ecotype wild population from Czech Republic chromosome A16, carGib1.2-hapl.c, whole genome shotgun sequence, the genomic segment tatatatatatatatatatatatatatttgtgttccttttttgtgttccacaaatatgtttgtgtcTTGTGTTCCTAATCTCCTGTTTACCAGAGTAAATACAATACACAAatttccatttatatatatatatatatatatatatatatatatatatatatatacacacacacacacacacacaattggaaataatacattatatatatatatatatatatatatatatatatataattggaaaTAATGTATTTACTCTGGTAAACAGGAGATTAGGAacgcaaataagaaaaaaaacattctcttttattgctttttataAAATGGGTATAAAAGGGATATATTGCAACCACCAGCAATTACACAAATTAtaagaaaagaaacagaaaaacagtCTAGTTTTTCTTAGTAATTTCTTAATGAAAATAACATTCATAAAGCAAACCAAAAACAATTATCTCATTGTTACATTCTGCACAGCTGTAAATGAAGACGATCTGACTTTCAGCTCGTTAAAGATATATTTTGCCAGCTAACGACAGGACAATTCGACGTCTTATTCGAATTATTTGTTCCACCTTAAATGATATCGACCGCATGGCTCAAAGTGATAAATTcaaacaatggaaaaaaaatgctctgaaataatattatattcaCTTACTTGTTCTTCATAACTGTGTATTGTATTTGGCACACTGCGCGATTTAAAATATGAGTTAAACCCTACCATCTACTGGCAACACAACAATACTGCAATATCATTTAAGGTGGAGCTGATTTTTTTGTACGAGAAACTAACCTTTCCTGCTACGACTGCACACATGGTTTGAAATGACAAAGAATTTATTTAGTCAAAGACGAACACATAAATTTTGTGAAATACCAGCCTAATTCAGTCAATCCTATACTAAGAAATAATGACAGGCAGTAAGAAGGACATGTTTAGAACAGAATGTCTTCATGGGCATTAAGTTGCTGCAGTCGTCTTTTAAAACGATGCGTATTTGCTGGTGCAaattaatttagaagtttcacACCAAAATATCCTCCATAATGAATAATATCATTATTtgcaaaattaaattataataatatatgaaatgTGGGTTTTGTGTATATGATCGCAGAAAGTCCTAGACTAtgtaaaaataagttattttttgtttaggtgactttatttatttcaagGTAAAAGATAACTAGTAACAAACTAACTAACTGAAAGGTCGGTTTGTCAACAACTACAAATAAAAGTCGCTTACCTTCGGTACTTGTATCTCTCTCAGACGAGTCTCCTTCACTGTTAACGTTAGAAATATAAGCCAAATTTCCTTCTTCGTCCTCGTCTATATGAACAACTACATATTCATCTTCCTCCATTTGTTCTACTTTAATCTTTATGGCTGGATCTGCAGCATTGGCTGCAACAACTTCGGCGTGGTCCTGGGCTTTTAATACAGGGCCACTGGGACTTTTTTCCATTTCTCCGTCCGTGTTTCTAGCATTAGTGGCTTTGCTATTGCTCACTGGATCGATGTTTATCTCTTGGGCAGCACCTTTCTCATATTCAGAGGACAAACATTCATTATTTGATTGCAAACTACCATTATCTACAGAAGAATCAGTAGCCATTATGGTTCTAGCGAGGTCCAGTTTCCTCGAGGAAAGGCACCGCGCTTTTCGCGGTAAAGGACCGTGTTGTTGTTGCGGGGAGGAGGAAACCTTACGAATCCTACTATGGCGAAAACTacgctcatgaatattaattaggttacTTTCCTGGTTACTCCAGGAAAGTTCATATTTCATAGCCTTAGCTGTAGTAGGATCATATAGGATAAAAAAATATAGGACATAATACGATGCGGGTATATGATATTAATGTATAGATATTaaataagatatttaataatacaaaatatggtagaatatatatatatatatatatatatatatatatatatatatatatatatatatatatatatatatatatatatattgcattttccTGTGTGGTATATATGATGATTTATATATGATGCAGAATTATTAGACATAAACACTTATTCTGTTTATGTTTTGCATACATGTGCCACCAAAAAGACATAAACGTTCTTAGATTGGATGTGGCTCTGTCTGGCAAGATATTGCCTGTTTCTGGTAATACATGTGCATTCTGCAATACCAAAACAAAAGACATACACACAAACTACTcttttgtttttgccattaattgtaaaaaTTGTTGAGCTTTTTTTATggacaaggagtctgacagcagctactgctccacacagagatctgatctcaccggATCACAGTCCATcaggaatgacatgaagaaacagaaaaaaagcgTTTAAACAGCTTTTGTCCTTGTTAAACTTGCGTATTGCCACTGCCACTGAGCCTATGGAAAGTCCACATAATGATGGGCGTCCATGTGtgtataatgttaataaaacagagATGACTGATCCTAGCAAAGcctatagaatacaaaaagacatgtcactcgtatagttttgaatggggaaaaaaaattattttactgtctatgggaaaAATGCAACGCACTAAGTTTTAGGAAGtcccgccttctgaatgaaagagccaatcgctaatcggTGAAGTCATCGCGTCACTGCAGCTGCCTTTATGTGTcccggttgctatagaaacagtgaGAGTTCGAAAACTGGTCCTAGGGCTGCACCTTTGCACTGTCATATCTAGCCtgaaaaacacactttttaaaatgcgatttgagcaaaaacaacatttatgacacagttgttgACAGATAAGAAATTTAATCTTCAGCGTagagaacagttttggagaatttgatgttttcccATTTAAAGACATAGGAGTTGCACTTGCATGCCCGAGAGGGGTTTCAAACATGTCTTGTAtgtgcaatgtgtaatatttttttttacagaaatgctatataatatataactatgttttcagaggtgtataaagacCTTTCTTAATGAACCGTTATGTTTTTAATACCTTAGATTTAGCTATTTATATCTACACACACCTTGGGTCCCCTTACATGGAAGTCGCAACCAGAGAGCAGGTTTCTTCACTTtgttgtttttgcaaataaaacactTACACAAAGCTGAACAAGCATATTAACATTCGCAATAGCATTGATTTgttgaataattaagtaaatataattccttgatttacctttgtaaagaaatctcTGCTGTCTTTACCTCCTGTGTCGGCCACCGTAGCTTATCTAAAGGGAGGGGTGAGCGGGGGACTGAGCCGTTGGTTGCAATTCGCAACCTTTTAGCAGCCGCTAAAAATCACACAGTGGCAGTGCATTTAGGGACTTTGGTAACCACTGGAcaggtaataataaaaaaaaaaattctgacttttGACCTCTGGaaacttaaaattataattattatttgtatttttttgttattttatttgaacactaaaaggttgtgaaaaacagtggggaaaaaaaacacaattaaaaaaaaattttgtattgCACATACACCATGGCATGCCAACTACTATAGAGATTTTAAATCTAGTTCAAAAATATATctcaaaatacattataaatttattttgcatAGTTTTAACCTCCAGTATTTACAATCAAACCAAAGCGcacattattaacatgtttaatGATGTAGCAATACCCACTAACTTTTAGTCACCTAACATATTTGGACACCATAATATTACTTGTACACGACTAGAAGAcaatatttctatataattttatgaactaaaagcaaaacgtgactataaatttaaataaaacttcaattctttataaaataatatatatatataaaaagtgttgCTTTGGTTTGTGTGATATACTCTATGAGGATGACAAAGCACATGAAACTAGGATATATGTTCAGCTGGAAAATTTTATAAcggaataaaaacattaatacattttaaatcttcaAATCACTACAGCAGATTAACAGCAATGTACAATAAAACAGCAAAGAGACAATCTAAACTGAACTATTGTTTTGTATGTATCATTTCTAAAATCAAACTCACACATCTCGCTGTGCATGTTGCATATAATGCATCTGTAATTCTAGTTCTCCAGGTAAAGAACCACCACATATCATGCACTGGAACAGGTGATCTGGGGCAAAAGGCATTTTATTGCCCATTTTGTGTGACTCAGTTTGTTGGGCTAACTGAGGTAAGGTTGTTACTTGTGGCATGATTGGCATCTCATTTATGGTGCCCTGTGAGGTGAAGAAGATCCCTTGTGGTAAAGGACCTGGAAGTTGTCTTCCAACAGAATGCATTTGATGCGGAGCAGGCATATTCAGAGATGGTGGAGGAAAAGGTGGTGAGATAAAAGATGAAGGCTGATTTAGAGAAATTTGTTGGCCAGATATTAGAGCTACGTGTTGTTGTGCCCGGATGTGGCCTTGTTGAACTGGTCCATTTACAAGGGTTTGGGAAACAACTGGAGCAGCCTGAAACCCCCACATTGGAGATCTTTCCCCAAGAGGAAAACGAGCTGGAGTATACGCCATGTTCATCAGTCCCATCTGGTTTGGAGGAGTTGCACTAACCCAAGTAGGAGGTATTTGAGCCTGATGCTGGAGCTGTGTCTGATGGAGCTGTTGTTGAAGAAGCTGTTGTGGAATCTGCATGTGCTGAGGCAAGTGTTGGATTAGTCTGTTTTGCTGCTTCTCTAATGAATCTCCAGGTATTTCTTGTAAGCCCACAGATGTAGACATTTCTAAAGAGGTTTTCATACCCCATGGAGGGGTATTTGGTagaccagaagcaccagcgggtAGCACTATACCAACTGTTTGACCCATTTCTGTTTTAGCCAGACCTGAGGAATTTGGTATTTGCATGTCATGAGTGAGTTTATCAGATTCACTGTTGGTTGGTGCTTCTAAGTCAGCAGTTATATTGCCACCATCTGACGAGTTACTGAACCGCTCTGGTTCAGCTGTTTGCACTGAATCACAAAGCACTGGCCACTGCGATTGCTGCAAGTCTTGAATGGATCTCGGTGATTGCCTTTTTACATCCAGAGGTGAAGGCCTGTCCACTTGGTGCTGTGAATGTTTGCCTTTTTGCTCTGTTTCAGATATGTTTATCTCCGAGTAATGATTAGGGTGTGCTGACAACGGTATATTTGCTTGTGAAAGTTGTTGCTGGGGCCTGAGCTCTGGGAGACCATCACATTTAGGCAAGATCGTCTTAAGGTGATTTCCTGACCACTGCAGCTGCACTGTATTGTTTGACTGGGCTTCCAATAAATTCACAGGCTTTTGAGAGTGCAGCAGCTCTTCTGATGAAGGTGGCATTTGTAACTGCCATTCTTGCTGCAAATGAACCTGCTGGGAATGATTTCTCGACTCCAAGTGCTGCGATCTTAGCTGCATGCGTTGATGTCTTTTTGCATCGAAGCTACGGGAATGGTGTGGAACCACATTTGGCAACAGTGTTTCTGACATGATTCTACCAGGTAGAGGTGCCGTCCTTCGGTTGTCTCGATCTAACCTTGGCCTACCTCTCCTGCCGGTGCTCACTCTACCTCTTTGAGAATGTATGGACAGTGGATAACTGTGACCCTGGCCTTGATGTTTACGCATATGAATCTTTTGATGCACGAGCAGACTACTAAGCCAAGGGAACGACTTATGACACTCCTGGCAGCGGTGAGGTCTCTCCCCCGTATGAGTATTTAGATGGTCTCGGAGCAAGTAGGCCAAAGCAAAGCTCTTATCACACAGAtgacacttgtaaggtttctcacCTGTATGGGAAAGCATGTGCCGCTGAAGCTGACTCTCATCGCTGTAGCCCTTACGGCACTGCGTGCAGCGAAACGGCTTCTGTTGATGCAGCCGTTGGTGTGTTTTCATGTTGTGATGAAATGCAAAATCCTTACCACAGTCCGGGCACTTGTATGGCTTCTTCCCAGTGTGGATAATTGAATGCTGCTGCAAATAGCTACTGAATCTAAAAGACTTTTTACATATTTGACACTGGTAACCCTTGTTGTGTATGCGCATGTGAAGCTCTAACACTGATCGGTAGCGAAAACACTTTCCACAATCTCGACATCTGAACGGTTTCTTCTCTGTCTGGTCCTCTAACCCCCCTACTCCTGACGTACTGTCAATATCTGCCCCATCCATACCAACATCATCCTGCTTTTCAAGTACCGCTTTAACCTGATTTGTGATATGTGTTGTGTTTAAACCCAAAATGTTAGTCATATGTGTTTGTGAATGGGATTGCAGGATGGATTCTGACTGGAATTTAAGAGGACAATACTGGCATGCATAGACCTTATCAAATCTTTTGCCATTACTCATCCTTTCATACTCTGCTTCATGGATTAACATGTGTGCTCTTAAATCAGATGCTCTATTAAAAATTTTAGGGCATAGAGGACAGTTGCGCTTCTGCTCAACAATCGTATTTTCTTTACCTACTTGCCCCACAAGAGATAAATTATGGTTTGTAATACGTGCCTCAGACCTAGCTGAGATCTTTTTGTGTTGCCGAAAATGTGCTCGCATATTTTGTGCAAAAGCAAACGTTTTTCCACAGTATGAACAGTGGTAAGGCTTTTGGCCGGTGTGGAGATACTGGTGCAGCTGCAAAAGGCTGCTGTATTTGAAGTTCTTCCCACAGATTTTGCACAAGTGGGCTCTTTCTTCCGTGTGCCTGCGTCGATGGTCCTCCATGACATAGCGATGCCTGAAGACCATACTACAGTCCGGACACTCATACGGCTTCAGTGCAGCGTGTGATCGTTGGTGTATATGCAGAGTCACTAAACTTTGAAAGCCTTTGTTGCACTCAAGGCACCGATACGGACTGTCTAAAGAGTGACTCTGCATGTGGGCATTAATGGACACCCGGTACTGGAACTCTTTGCGGCACAGAGGGCAGCGAAAAGGCTTTTCCACATTCTGTTCACAAACATGAAGCCTTAATCGCATCATTGTCGAGAAGCACATACCACAATGTTCACACTGAAATTTCCTCCGTTCCTGGTATATCCTCTCAGAGCGTTTTGAATGCGACAGGCTTGGTTGGCTGTTTTCTTTATGAATACTGCGGTGTTTGATGAGGTCACTTCGATGCTCAAAAGTAATGCCACATTCTTTACAAACAAGGGAAGCCTGCTCATCTTGGTGCATGTGAAAGTGTCGATGCAGGTTGTATGTTTCCCTGCGAGTGAACTTTTTACCACATTCGTTGCATTCCAGTCGGCTTTTCCTTCGCTTGACAACTATGGCTTTCCCATCACTCTTAGATTCATCTActccttccttctcttctgtgtttTCCTTAACCTCTTCCATGCTTTTGGGATCTCCTGTTTCCTCTATCTTCCCTTCTGTGCTTTCCATTGCTTCACCGTGAGACTTTGATACTTCACTTATATTTGTCAACTCTTCATCTTGTTTTGGTGGGTGTTCTTCCCTGGTGGCATGCTTTGACTCTTTGCTGACATTTTCTGTAGTTTTGTCCTCAGTTTCTTCTTTGTCGGTTTCTTGCCCTGTAAAGTGATAGCAACAATAACATTAGATATGAAGTAATTTCCAACTGACAAAACAAATAGTTCATTTAATCATTCAGATTTTTATGTATAATAAACTGTTTATTACatcaatatttttatgacatCTGACATGTTGACAACAAAAAATTGTCTATTAAAAGGCTTTTCAgctatttttaaaagtgcaattatttatttatatttatatctatctatctatctatacatatatatataatcaaactaCTGACCAAGAGATATTGTAATTACTATACTGTATAAATGAGTGGTTTTCACTCTGGTTTAGAGCAGCTATAGTTAAGATGATACTGGAATTTTACTTTggacaaaatgcacaaaaatcaatctttaagttacaaaaataataacaataataaaaaaataataataatttaagtttaaaaactAAATGCTTCAAACCATCAAAAGCACTGACAGAGAAAACAAGCATACGGAACATTTGAGTTACTAAGTTACTATAGTTACTAAGATATAGATGTGTGACATCTAGCACCAATGTCCCGTATTTCTGTTTTTGAAACAGTCACACCCATGTTCACTTAACCCAGCGTATGGGTCTTATCCATTTTTTTTCACTATGCCCCAACATTTATTACAAAAGTGCTGCTTGTCCATTTTTTCAGCAGCCCTGGTTTCATAATAATTTTCCCCTATTAATTTTTCCTACAGGGATCTAAAAAGAGGAGTTATATGCAATgaatcaaactgcccagctacaATTTACAAGGTTTAATGAGAATAAAGAACTACAATCTCATGAAGAACTACAAATTacagaatataattaaaaatggaGAATAAAACTTTCTGATCAGTTATTGCAAAATATGCACATAATGCAAGCTGCTGGAAATTGAATGGGGAACCGACTTCAAATCCAGTGCTTAATGGGAGTGTAAAGGCGCTTCTCTGACAGGCGGATATTTTtctgcagaatcatgggtaatatAGTTTTCCACCATGAATTCCACTGTTAAACATGGTTATTTTAAACTATCTAAAAATGCGAACTAATGGcttcaaactgaaataaataaataaataaataataataataataataattaaataaaaccttgaaagcgtttgcatttttttattattaaaaatgataacaactcataaaatatatttcaatgaaCCTTTACGACCCTCTATGCACTTCTGGATGATTAAAACCTCTAAAACGAGTCTTCATCCTGATGAATGAAAGGGTTAAACAAGCAATTGTGTTTCTGATTGGGTTAGAACAGGCCAATTACTGAGTAATTAATTGATGTCGTGAAGAGAAAACAAAACGCTTTAAGAGTTTCTGCATGCTCTTCCTACGGCTGAATAAATGTGTGAAATTGCACGAATCTATGCGATGTTCAAGAAATCGCTGCATGCCCTTTACTGTCTGGCCTGGATGCAAAGTACTTACCGATGTTTTCATTGTGCAAACGATCCGATGTCACATCGCAGTCCGTTGCGGCCTCAGCTGAAATCAGATCACCGTTATTATTTTCAAGTAGCACATCCGTGTTTTGCTTGTCGTCCCTAGACTGAAAATTACAAGACATTCCTGATGGATCTTTGTTGAGTGGTGAAAGAGCATCGCCATGTGGAGATGCATTTTCACTTGCTGGTGAAGACGGGGCACCAGGGTCTGTCGTTCCCTTTGCGTCGCTGCCTTGTGCACAAACCTCAGCGTCACCGTCGGCTACTGTAATAGATTCAGGTGGTAGTTCAGGTTTATTTCCAGCAAGTGTACCGTTAATGAGTTTATTATCTAATGGCTGTTCGGATTCAGACTGCACTGTAGCCATTTTCacatatatttttctcttttctccaCCCCTAAAAACATGGAAGCCAACGATTGATTGGAAGCGTGTGCTACGTCACGTGAGCCCTCTGCGACTAACTTACGTTTAAAGCGACACCTTTCGATAAATATTGCTGGTTCTGAATTGAggattatttgcattttatttttcaatatagaATTAGTTTTATTGATTTAGCAGTTCTGTTGATAACCTTGTATGTAACGTATGTATACACGTCCTTTTTGTTtagataatatttaaaatagaaatctaaaAACTTGGTACCCAGAAATATGCATCTGGTGTGTCAAGGCTGCATTTTTCCCCCCTCAAACACAGTAAAATAAtacaactgtgaaatattacaattcgAAACAACTGTTTtcctttaaatgcaatttaaaatttcaATTATTATTGAATGTCACGTGATCCTTAACAAAATATTCTAATTTGCAGAAATATTTTGTTCCGATTCGTactaaaaaatattatgttaaaaacagttgtatgTGTGCATTTCCTGTGATAATAGAAAAAAAGATGATAAATATATTGATTGCTTTTATTAAAACTTGTTCATATGCAGACATTTTTCCAAGTACTAGTGATTTTTGTTAACATGGTGAAAAGTTTGCAAAATAGTATATTTGAGCTTTATCTTGCATTGCATGCAGAGTGACCAGGTGACCTTAGATCTCTATATTAGCTAGCAATTCAGATAACTGCATATATTTCCAAGGAAATTCAGAGATTCTATGCAATGTCAAGTCCCTTAAAACTGCATTTAGATGTTTCTTAAACACTAATAGTAGCAGAAGTAAAATGCCATTTTGCACTGATATTCTGTGccttaatcaaaaaataaaagtgaatgatgtTTATTTTGCCACAGCATGAATAATGAATATTTTCTAAGCCTGCCTAGAGGATTTGTTTTCTAAACTTGCAGttattatatataaacttaaGAAAACAGATCCATAAAATGTTAGTAATTTACTATCAGCAACAAGAGTGGAGAAGTCAATTTATATATAGCTTTTTGGCATACATATTATACACTTTATTATATATCTGAGCCAGGCATAACATAAAATGTGGCTGCAATATGACATGGCACAATCTGCAACTAGTTAAccttatatataaaacattgcttaaataaatacatttcttgtaACTGAATACAGTTCATTTGTCCACATCTCACGGTAACATCAACGTCTGCGTCTTCGTCTGAGGTCTACTGTTCTGCCACGGCGTGGCTGTTGAGTTACTCCA encodes:
- the zgc:66448 gene encoding uncharacterized protein zgc:66448, giving the protein MATVQSESEQPLDNKLINGTLAGNKPELPPESITVADGDAEVCAQGSDAKGTTDPGAPSSPASENASPHGDALSPLNKDPSGMSCNFQSRDDKQNTDVLLENNNGDLISAEAATDCDVTSDRLHNENIGQETDKEETEDKTTENVSKESKHATREEHPPKQDEELTNISEVSKSHGEAMESTEGKIEETGDPKSMEEVKENTEEKEGVDESKSDGKAIVVKRRKSRLECNECGKKFTRRETYNLHRHFHMHQDEQASLVCKECGITFEHRSDLIKHRSIHKENSQPSLSHSKRSERIYQERRKFQCEHCGMCFSTMMRLRLHVCEQNVEKPFRCPLCRKEFQYRVSINAHMQSHSLDSPYRCLECNKGFQSLVTLHIHQRSHAALKPYECPDCSMVFRHRYVMEDHRRRHTEERAHLCKICGKNFKYSSLLQLHQYLHTGQKPYHCSYCGKTFAFAQNMRAHFRQHKKISARSEARITNHNLSLVGQVGKENTIVEQKRNCPLCPKIFNRASDLRAHMLIHEAEYERMSNGKRFDKVYACQYCPLKFQSESILQSHSQTHMTNILGLNTTHITNQVKAVLEKQDDVGMDGADIDSTSGVGGLEDQTEKKPFRCRDCGKCFRYRSVLELHMRIHNKGYQCQICKKSFRFSSYLQQHSIIHTGKKPYKCPDCGKDFAFHHNMKTHQRLHQQKPFRCTQCRKGYSDESQLQRHMLSHTGEKPYKCHLCDKSFALAYLLRDHLNTHTGERPHRCQECHKSFPWLSSLLVHQKIHMRKHQGQGHSYPLSIHSQRGRVSTGRRGRPRLDRDNRRTAPLPGRIMSETLLPNVVPHHSRSFDAKRHQRMQLRSQHLESRNHSQQVHLQQEWQLQMPPSSEELLHSQKPVNLLEAQSNNTVQLQWSGNHLKTILPKCDGLPELRPQQQLSQANIPLSAHPNHYSEINISETEQKGKHSQHQVDRPSPLDVKRQSPRSIQDLQQSQWPVLCDSVQTAEPERFSNSSDGGNITADLEAPTNSESDKLTHDMQIPNSSGLAKTEMGQTVGIVLPAGASGLPNTPPWGMKTSLEMSTSVGLQEIPGDSLEKQQNRLIQHLPQHMQIPQQLLQQQLHQTQLQHQAQIPPTWVSATPPNQMGLMNMAYTPARFPLGERSPMWGFQAAPVVSQTLVNGPVQQGHIRAQQHVALISGQQISLNQPSSFISPPFPPPSLNMPAPHQMHSVGRQLPGPLPQGIFFTSQGTINEMPIMPQVTTLPQLAQQTESHKMGNKMPFAPDHLFQCMICGGSLPGELELQMHYMQHAQRDV